ATAATATTACTGTGCACTTAGTTATTAAAGGGTATGTTCCTAGTTTTAGTTACAGTAAGTCtctattctgtttttattttatatttaaaggtccaatatgtaatatactgtatactgtaataaatccaaaaatgaccccaatgcgtcatcagatattaaggaaactaagctaagttgaaatactatattttctgacaacaatgctaatgccagtattttctccttttgaaatttccgttccgtgacggaatttctgtttgtgttttggcctgtgtgttgttatcaactacCCAGTCtgtcagccaggccgggttgccagatatacctgtaaaaacgtaaacccagcgcgctacagctgtaacgttagtacaaccatgaaagcagcaaacaaacgaacaggatcaacggagatagattctacccgatgTAAAAAAATttgcatgtttctaacagttgcgtgaccagagacgtaacaaacccctggtaaatattggagatgtatttggaagatggagacagcttagagcccaaaaggacgcaaaGTTGAACAGgtagcattagcttcaggctaatttatcactgctacaagggacgggcattttatgtcatttcaacatttatgcactcacattgaattatatagctagagtacccgagttggttactcacaaaaacaattgagacacagccagtaaagtgatcccgactggtcctggctaacgccgccatgctaaccctgccaactgctagctaacgttaccggaggaccaggcaagcgggccacggctgtttacaacgtgttgcctattcagcggccgtagccgacaacggtgagctattttaagccaagagaggggggctgtaaatcgggaagatATGACtatgagtttgcagtgtgtttagtgaTTGTTGCAGTAATTCTAAgtcaataaagtgtgttcagtcgggtggagaggacggcaaggttgttgtgtttttagcggttcctaccgtaattctaagccaaaaaagtgtgcctgtcagttgggtacagagctccgcgtgagcacgggcatttatgactgtcaatatagccagcatctaacgttagctactccgctgtgctgtggagtaatgttgGGCGATATGAGACAAGTggctagcaacattgttgtggatgctgcagtctcagcctggcaaccaacgtgaacttcgagtctggggagaaGGGAGCGGGgaagacgactctctccagtatttaaatttgtactgcagtaactattttaaacattaGCTGTAAGTATTACATATGGCACCTTTAAGTTTGGTGCAATATGCACCAAagttaagttttatttatttatattttttatggaatttttttgtattttgtttctttCCAACCTCATTTGTTTTTCAATTAGAAATAAGTTTATCAATAAAGTACTGTAATTACTGTATCTGTTAATTTATTCTTTCTATCCATTCTATATATCTTTCCAATTAATGTTATCTATCTAGCCTGATAACTAGTGGGCTAAAGTAATTtgagatagctagctaacgttagcttgaatTAATttaagctagttagctagctattaaattataaaattataatataattttgTAACATGTCTGGGACAATATTATTGCAACATCTCTTACAACATTATGAGTTTCCACATACCTGGCTGGCTTTGATTTGCTTCATGAATTGGACTGACCTCCAGCTCCGTCCCTGCTCTCCCTGCACGGAGTGAAGGAGGGGGAGGTGGGGGTGTGACTTCCAGCCAACCGTCGACAACTCCAGAGTTTAGACTTTAGAGATCAGTAAAAGATGAGGAACTGCTCTCTTCCACTGAGCCGAGTGAGTACGAGTTAAAGTTCGACATTAAATCTGGGAATTTGAGAATCGATCAGCAATGAAATGTATGTCTTTCAGTGTGCGTTTCACTTTCAACTAAACCCCGACTGCGAGCATCCCCGGGTAAGTTGTGTTAAGGCTGTCATTTGGGAAAACTAAACTGCTTGAATTGGCACAAACTCGCTAATTAAGCTACATCTAGGCTAATTTACTGTGATGTGGAATCGATTAGGTCTATAGTACATGATTGTGATTACAAATATAGCTGATTTAATGTCTAAAAAGCCTCTaagtaaaaatgttttgcattttttttaatgagccCCTGGTAGTTTGGGCAATGGTTCAAGATTcctatgtaaacaaacaaacagcactTGGTGTCTTTTAGGGTGTAGAGACTGTATGTTTTTAAACGTTTTCTGCAGGTATTTGCTATTAAAGATCATTTGTTACCAAAGGAATAAAGAAAACTAGCTAGATTATTCAGTTAAAATACATCAGATAAAACCAGTAATTGCTGTATTGCTGCATAAATACAATGTTTTGAACTATAAATTGGCTGCTTTCTGTAATAATACTCACGTTCCTCACATCTTCCACTGCAGTTGAACACGTGGATCTGCTGACACTGGACTCCTTGCTCACGTCTGACATCCAGTGTCAGCAGCCGGTGCTTTGAAGATGATCAACCCTCAGATATACCTCCACTACAACTACACAGGCAAGCTGGACCACCGGCCCAGCGTTGGCACAAGCCCTGGCACAGTGGACACCAAAACCATTGTGTTCCTTATCATATGCAGCTTCATCGTCCTGGAGAACCTCACTGTGCTGGTGGCCATATGGAGAAACCAAAGGTTCCACAACCGCATGTACTTCTTCATCGGCAACCTGGCGCTGTGCGACATGCTGGCCGGAGTCGCTTACCTGGTCAACCTGCTCCTGTCAGGAGAGAAGACCCTGCAGCTCTCACCTGCTCTCTGGTTTGTCAGAGAGGGAAGCATGTTTGTAGCACTTGGCGCCTCCATTTTCAGTCTCTTGGCTATTGCTATCGAGCGACACCTGACTATGATCAAAATGAGGCCTTATGATGCCAACAAGAACTACAGAGTGTTTTTGCTCATAGGGACCTGCTGGCTGATTGCTATATCTCTTGGAGCTTTGCCTATTCTTGGCTGGAACTGCCTGGACAACCTCCCTGATTGCTCCACAGTCCTCCCTCTCTACACTAAGAAATATGTAGCTTTCTGTATCACAGTTTTCATGGTTTTGCTCTTAGCCATGTCAATCCTTTATGCCCGCATATACATCCTGGTTAAGTCCAGCAGCCGAAAGGTAAGCAAGCACAGAAACTCTGAGCATGCGATGTCCCTGCTGCGTACTGTCATCATTGTAGTTGGGGTCTTCATCGCCTGCTGGACACCAATCTTTATCCTGCTCCTGGTGGATGTGGCATGTGAGCAGTACTGCCCTATCCTCTACAAGGCTGACTGGTTCATTGGCCTGGCTGTGCTCAACTCAGCCATGAACCCGGTCATTTACACTCTGGCCAGCCGCGAGATGAGACGAGCCTTCCTAGGTCTGGTGTGTGGCGTTTGCTTCAGAGGGAAGGCTTCTGTGAATGGCAGTGGGAACAGGCAGTCTCTGGAGCCCAGCCGCAGCAGAAGCAAGTCGTGGAGCAGCCAGAACAACCCCAACCAGAACCAGCAGAGCTCCAGACAGGCGGAGCTGGAAAAGGGGCAGGAGACGGACACGGCCCGTGGTGAGGTCTCAGTGGTGGCGGGAGGTGCTGCTCAGGCCGTCATTGAGAGTGACAGAGGAGACTGAACAAAGGGAGCAAGATGTGTACAGTAGGACGGTGAGGGTGGTCCTAATGTGTAAGCTCATGGGCTTGTGGAGTGGTCAGAATTGGTAACGAAAAGGAATTTGAGTTGTGATTGATTCAGAATGATGGATTTCTTAGACTGCAGGGAAGTGGTTTCTCCTGTGTGATATTGATATATCTGCAACATCCATAATTGGGAAGCGTATTAAAATGTCCACACTTGGAATTAGACTGATTAATGTATGAGGCCAATACGTTCAACGACACAATCAATACCATCTCTTTTGAAGTACAGGTCATATTTCATCACTGTCCagtgagaaccacgtatctccaactttgttcattttacagttgaacTGAAGGATGAACTCTTTATTGGTCGAGAAGATAAACCATCGAAAAACCCATTATTATGGATTATCCGGAGAGAAGAAAATGCattgtcacaaagctgaaaactgTTTTTCTTAGCTAATGCAAATTGGACATTTTGGAGGTACAGGGTTTTTCGCAGGACAATGACGATTTGCTAATGCATGGTGCTCTTACGcttgaaagaaaaacatttaccTCCGTGGTTACAGATGTGACCAGATGTGACcaaaaaagaagtgaaaaatCACCTGCAATGAATTAAGTGCAATTATAGTTATGCAAAAATAATGAAGAATGATTGTAGGCAATGATTAGTGTAATGGCAATGGAAGTTATTTATTATTCTCAGTCTAGTCTGTAATTTTGTATTTACTCAGTAATACTACAGTATGCTGTGCAGTTACTGTAATGAAAACTGCATTATAAAATTGCAATGTAAATGAGATAAAAAGCAAAAACCTGCTACTGTTTTCTTTATATAAGCAGCATCGTGTTCAAACCGCTTCTGTTATCACCGTACAATGAATTGGTGTGATGTTTAATAAATATATGTAGTTTTAAGTGATACCAGGGCTCCATCTGCTGGTTAATAATGGTAGTTATTATCCTCGATGCTGACTAGATATTTTCATAATATGCTGCATGTTCAGAATCTTTTCAACCCTCATTTTAGTACAAAAATGAAGTTGTTGTGAGCGTCTGTGTTTCATCTGATTATTCCAGTCAACTCAATCATCTTTAGAAGCATGAGGTCAGTAAACTGAAGGAAGAGGCATGTGAAATAGTAATACTTAACTACATGCAGCTGTTTTTGTGATGCAAAATATTAGCTTTTACACAACAAACCTCATGTTTCCAGTAGAGTGCAGTTCTGTCCTTGTTATGTGCAATGTCTTCCTGATTCCTTTGAGAAAATAACTTAAATGTTGATTCACTCATTTACAAACACATATGTATTATTTACTCACTTATTTGTTGTAGTATCTAACCAtgcatgtcatttttatttgtccagGCTTAGAGATATCCATCTCTAAGATGTCTTCAGCCACAACAATACAATTAAtggatttgtgtttgtgttgctcacaacattgaaaaaatacatttttaaatattcaactgcaacatctttttttctctctccagaaACCGCTTCCCTCCCTGTTACTGTGGATAATCCAAAGATCTCATTGTGAATCGGTTTGATGGGGACTACTTTTTTTTGTACAAAAGAAATACCTATTAAAACTGACAGTGTGTTCAATGGATTATCCAGAATAACAAGGACACTTAATTAAATGGATTGTTTACAATGCTCTCAGTACCCAAAAATAAAATCCCATTCTtaaaaactatctgcatggaaAGATATCACGCAAATTATGTGAGaacatatattattatatgatAATGTGGATGAACCAATTCTTTAAAATATTATAGGAAACTGTGAGGACACTGGCTAAATGCTGCATCTACCATACATTGAAATATGTTATCGGTTATTACAGCAGATACAACAGAGATTCTACACATTCACGGTTTTATTGCCAACAGTCATACAGAATAATGATAAACCCATACAACCAAAAGATTAAATCTGTAAACATCATTTGGActctttttatttcctttttttttttttttttttactttacctgTTCCAAAATAGTGAGTTTTTGTGTGATTCCCTCTGACGAAGATTTATATTTAGAATCTGGAAATGAtacatttataatatataatagagagggagggagggagagagacagatagagaaaaCAGTAGTCTCAAGCAGCAACACGCAGCAGGGCAAAACACAACCTCTAGTGAACAGGCATGCCCCATTGAAGATCAGCTATTGCActttgaagagagagagaaaagagaaataaaaatacCATTTGTACAAATAAAAGGCACATTTTCATCAACAGAAATCTGGAAAGAAGCCATGTTCTTTCTGTGTCCCagcgtgtttggttgtataatTTCTTTATGCCACACAGCTAATCATCACGTTATCGGAGAGTTTCAAGTATGGAGTTGTTCCTGCTTTATATGTATATGCTTTGTTCAAAACCTTTGCACATTTGTCAAAGGTGATTCTACAAATTTGCTTTTCAGAAATAAAGACTAATCACAAAAGAATCCTTTACATTAGAATactgctttttttaatttagcgCATTATTCCTTCTCCCAAGATATTAGATTTGATGAAATTATGTCACAAAGAAGTGGAATTAAAGGTAATGATGGATTgttgtaaaacaaaacaaaaaaaaaaaaaaaaaaaactcaatgaTTCTTTGTGCCATTTTCTTCTCAGCATTCTCTCAAAAATGCCAGTATGTTCTTCTGCTCAAAGGGACACAAGGAATCAAGTCGGCTTAAACCAAAAGTAATCTGGTGGTGGATATTTTTCCATTTTGATCCCAATACTGTTCTTTGCTAAACATATGTGTTGTTGTGAgatgcatgtactgtacactCCCTCTTGCAGCAAAATACAggcacattatattacattgcaTCTGTCTTGTCAAACTCATTGAACACATGCTGATTTTCGTTCAACTGAAGTGGTCCAGTGCATATCAAATACAATGCCCCAATCATTTGGTATCCATCAGAGTACTGACAATAGTAAAGATGagagcattttaaaagtatgtaGCTAGAACTGCTGTGTACTATTTCTACTAGCCATTTCAATTGTTTGATTCCCTCTCTACAAACAACAGTCTGTATAACACGAAATGCAGTAAACTGCTCTGAGGAATGATTGTGTACAGTGGAAATGCAAATGACCTCTGACCCGTCAAGCAACAATGGTTTCCCCCCCTGTACTGTAGTATGTAAAGCAATACACAGCCTGCATCCTTTGCTACTAATAACACGAGAGAATTAAGGTGAGTGTGACTGACAGGGGTAAACCAGTATTTCTGTGATGACATCTAGTGGCAATACAGTAGTCTTGCCATAAAATATCCACAGAAATATAATATTTTTGTTGAACATCAATAAGTGAAGGTCATCTAATATTAAACATTCTGTATTGAGTGcacactgtgtgtttgtctaaTTCAGTCTCTTGAGAAGAAAGGGTGAATTACATCTTGGTAATTCGTCTTGGTACAACTGACACAGATGATCTAAGTGATCAAACTTTCTGATTGTGCTATTTATTTGTGGTCAttcaaataataacaataacttttaaAAGTTCACCCAAAACAAATGCTAAAATTAAGAATGTGAAAACATCCATTGCATGACTCAAGCCCCAAAACTAATCATTGACTACACACCTAAAAAAGAAGAATTCAGAGAAAACCAATTCAGAAATAATTACTGGTTGAAAAGCATAAATACTTTTTACAGTGTCAGCATACACAAGCACCTCTTTCAAATAAAGGGGTATCAAGGTCTACGAACAATGTCCACAAGAACAGTTGATTTTAAGTCATGCGACTGCAGTGACACGAGAAAATACTTCATAAAAAGTTTCTTTAAAGCCATTGACAGCACTATGAAGGATGTCTGTTTGCACCCCAACACTTTGTGACTACTGCAAAGCAAAACACATTCAGTTCTAATCCCCAATAAAAGCAGATTTCATATAGTGACTAATTGAGTGAGCTGTCACGCTAGGTGAGATGAAAGgacattttaaataattataAACAGCATTTGTTGTCCAAACTGTTTTTTGTTTCCTCGACCTCTTAGCCAACGTTTCCTGAACGAGAAATGTGGTTGTGCTTGACAGACAAAACTAAAATTTGCGGTTTTTATTCTAAAATACTCTTGTTAACACCTCTTTGAGGCTTGATTTGCACTTCATCTAAACTACAAGAACAattgtcttttttatcttttaaaacaccaaatcaAGATATTATCTCCAAATGCACCTATGTCTTCTCAAAAATATAGCATTTCAGTCATCAGAACAAAATAATAACAGTTctataaatctttttttttcttcaaatcttgCTTCTTCCAGTGCCTCCAGTAATGTAACCGTGGGCCAATTTCCCAAAAACACTGTCAGCCCATAGAGCCTTCAAGCATCTTCTCTTCATGTTTCATCTTCAAGTTTCAGGATGGTAGGAGAGACTGTTCAGAGCTTCCCATTTCCCACCATGCATTGCAAGCATCACTGTTTCCTTCCAACAGGCTGTAAGAGACACAGTTCACTCCCAGCTGACACAATCGGCAGATTGTTGTCACGGTGATGGCCAATAAGATGGCTAATGCTGTCAAATATATGATCTTTTGTCCGTACCTTTGAAAAGAGAAAGATAtattaaatgtctgttgaagtttaatttTAGCAAAAGTTGAGTTTTCTTCCACTTGATGCATTCCTACTCACAAATCAGTCATTTCTATCTCCCCTAAAACACACTCTACATGTCCTTTAACCCCATCTTACCGTGCCCTCAGGGTCCACCAGCAGTAGGTGTTTGGCAAGTCCATTGTGCATGCCTGTCAGTACGTAGGACCCTGGGTTGGTAGTGCTCTTACGAACCAGGAAGTCCCCGTCTTCTTTCAGCAGTTTTTCAGCGTCGCGGCGGCTCATTTTGCCATGGTACCACGTCTGgccctccagctcctcctgtgCTCGGAAGGCCACCGAGCGAACAAGAAGAGGGCTCGAGTTGTCCACGGATGCTTCCTTCTGAAGACTGGAGACCTGGGACTGGGCTTGCCCCTGGGTCGGCGGATGGGACTGCGACTGAATGGCATCCTCGAAGGGCTCTGGTATAGGTGAGGGCAATGCCAAAATGATGAATCAAGAGAGGAATGATATCTGTAGTACAAAGTTTAACTTGACATGCTACAGCTGTCAAGACTCATAAACTATGCTAATCCATAATTTCACCTACTATAATTGTTTGTATAAAAACTTAAACACTCTCGGAAACACAAGATCATCATTGCTTTAACTTAAGAACAGTGTCTTAACTTCTTCATGGTAAAAGATTGTACCTAGATTACTAGTGTTATGGTAATTGGATAATCTATTCTATTTCACACCATTCCACTGATCGACAGGTGGTGGTTATACAGCaagaaatgcagaaatgtagtaagtaaacatggatgtaaacgaTGCAGGTtttaaaacgtttaaaaaattgGCTTCAGGATGCACACAATGCATTTGGGTGAGCAACACTAAAAGAATCCTGACCCTCTGCCCTTCCTATCAAGTCAAACTGCCTTTCTATACCAACTGATTAACTAACAAACATGTTATTTCAACAGGATATGCATCACATTAAAGAAGTCTGCTGAGCTAATGGCGCAAATCCTCACTTTTATGACGTACTAGTACAGGCCAATTACATTTTCATCACTATATAATAACTTAGTACATATAGTACTGCAATTATTTACTTATTCAATAACTTTCCAAATCAACCAACTAAATTTTTCAGGGCGACCTCTAGCttacccagtagagtgtgcaccccatgtaggctgagtacTTGGCAGTGGcccaggttcgaatccgacccgcggccctttgctgcatgtcgaccacccctctctcccctttcctgtcttcaagctatcctgtctattaaaggccaTAAAGGCTAAaaaatattcttaaaaaaaagattgatcAAATTACGACTTTCTGTGCTGGAGTTGGTTAGTGAAGGAACAAAGTCAAATGTGACTGTTAACTTTAAAGAACTACAGTAGGTGGAGGATAAAATCTGCACTCAGAGTTCATAGGAGAACAGTTCACTTTTTAATGTTATAGTTCACTGCTCACATGTAATTTGTGTCATGGATTCCTCATACATAGTTACACACATCTTTATGTAACTGACCGTTCATGTATAATAATAGCAAAGCTAAGGTGGAAATTGAAAGGAGGAAAGAATAAAGCTGTACACTCCTCCTATTGTGTCCATACTGATATGGTGTGATTATAATACCACGCCGACGTCACTGAGAAACAAAAAGCTAGGAAACCTCTATAATTAAGAACTCTGAAGTCATTACAATGTTATTCTGAAAGCAAGGCAAATATCTTAATGAGTCCACTACTCAAATCATATGACCAAACAGAAAGTGAAACTTCAGCACAGACCCGCCAAGACTTACTCATGTCAAACAGGTCCTTCTGTGGGCTCTCTTTGGCTGCAGCTGCCATGCCCTTCGTCACATTTTCCGCCTCGGCCTGGAGCGCTGCGAGCACCTGGGCGTCAATTTGCTGAGTGTTCACATAAGCAGGCATCTCTCCTGTTTTCGGTGCCTGACCTTTACTCTCGGGCAGACTGTTTATATCAAATGATCCTACAGTAGACATTTGGAGAAACAATCATAGCCACAGTGTTGAATTGATGAAATTCAGCAAAATTAGAACATGTCCTATGTGTTTATAAAGTGGTCAAGCATGGACTTTCTTACCCTGTTGTATGAATATGGGCTTTCTTTCATCTCCCCAGTTTTCTCCACAGTGCCGCCCTTGGTAATATGTCTGATCGACTGAAACTGGGCCCATCTGatgacatacagacacacagttaTCAGTTAGGAGATCATGAGTTCATATTGTTAAAAAGACTCAACATTAATGATGTTATTGTGATTACGTCCACATGGAAAAAGTCAATCTGCTTAAGTTCCTAAGATCAATCCACATAAATTGAGTTGTACCTGGCATCCATCTGGCGCTacattctgattggtcagccTGGTGTCGATGAAGCCTCCAGGGGGTGGCATCTTGCCGGGGATGTTGTTATAGTAAGGATGTTCTGCtgactcctcctcttcctctgtccaTGGTAACTCCTCCATGTTTAATACCCTAAGAAAAAACATGGTTTGATCATGAAACTCAATACTGCCTGTGTGGGTGCGTGTATTTGTGAATATGTACTTTTGTGAGTGTTTCATGAACACTTCACCTGTCATGTGTGGAGGATAATTTGCTTGAGGGACACTGCAGGTACAGCTGGAAGCGAAGGTCAAAGGCCTGGCCGATGGTGCTGATGACATCCTGGGCCAGCCCGTCAGAGCACTCCAGGATGTGGCATGCTGACGAGGGCCAGCGCAACACTTTTTAATGAGAATGTTGCATGTGAGGTATGAGAACCTCTATAAAGTATCAAAGGAATGAACACCTACCTCTTCTGTTAACGGGGTCCTTTGCTACATAGGCAACATAATCGGTTGTGTCCtgagaacaaaaaaaatacacattgtaAACTGTTATAATATCATAATACCTTCATACCACAACTTTTACTTTCTGGTTTCTGGTTATCAAATATTTTTGTTATGGAGAAGTTTAGGTTTGAATTATCACAAGACACAGATGCCTTAGATACTTACGGGGTCTCCACCTGAAGCAAAGGAGATGGACTGCATGTGATGGTTGGCTATGATCTGACAAGAGCAAAATGATGCAGTACATATGAGTTAACAAACGTctctttaaacacacacagatagatacAAATGCACATATGTGTAGGattattaattatatttattatttttttatttggcacCATCTGCTGGCAGTGTCAAGAAAGACACTGGGGTAAACAGCAAATGCACACTGTGACCACTGACCACCACATCCACAAAGAAAactggctatatatatatagtgacgTGCATACGAAAAGTCTAGCAAACATCTTCTGGTTATTCTAGC
The Sander lucioperca isolate FBNREF2018 chromosome 14, SLUC_FBN_1.2, whole genome shotgun sequence genome window above contains:
- the LOC116062837 gene encoding sphingosine 1-phosphate receptor 3 → MINPQIYLHYNYTGKLDHRPSVGTSPGTVDTKTIVFLIICSFIVLENLTVLVAIWRNQRFHNRMYFFIGNLALCDMLAGVAYLVNLLLSGEKTLQLSPALWFVREGSMFVALGASIFSLLAIAIERHLTMIKMRPYDANKNYRVFLLIGTCWLIAISLGALPILGWNCLDNLPDCSTVLPLYTKKYVAFCITVFMVLLLAMSILYARIYILVKSSSRKVSKHRNSEHAMSLLRTVIIVVGVFIACWTPIFILLLVDVACEQYCPILYKADWFIGLAVLNSAMNPVIYTLASREMRRAFLGLVCGVCFRGKASVNGSGNRQSLEPSRSRSKSWSSQNNPNQNQQSSRQAELEKGQETDTARGEVSVVAGGAAQAVIESDRGD
- the shc3 gene encoding SHC-transforming protein 3; this encodes MSVGGESKREKGMLHRTKYNRFRNESVTSVDELLHGLSMNPKVSATPQSAAETSYTPPTEVQPSSTTTASSTPTSHGSDHLEDGGTTLCTLINKVSSLKFSNSGSLLGIKGLPSAVKDLAVSKLQGGGGSGSGCSSGPNPSAPTAAAAASGVGSSLCSSASHSTPCSQLEPAVSMSKKSRLDELQLGGEDWHPGGGGGLVSKPSRGWLHSSEKISGPGVTYIVKYLGCIEVLRSMRSLDFTTRSQITREAISLVCEAVPGTKGALRKRKPPSKALSSILGKSNLQFAGMSINLNISTSSLNLMAPDCKQIIANHHMQSISFASGGDPDTTDYVAYVAKDPVNRRACHILECSDGLAQDVISTIGQAFDLRFQLYLQCPSSKLSSTHDRVLNMEELPWTEEEEESAEHPYYNNIPGKMPPPGGFIDTRLTNQNVAPDGCQMGPVSVDQTYYQGRHCGENWGDERKPIFIQQGSFDINSLPESKGQAPKTGEMPAYVNTQQIDAQVLAALQAEAENVTKGMAAAAKESPQKDLFDMKPFEDAIQSQSHPPTQGQAQSQVSSLQKEASVDNSSPLLVRSVAFRAQEELEGQTWYHGKMSRRDAEKLLKEDGDFLVRKSTTNPGSYVLTGMHNGLAKHLLLVDPEGTVRTKDHIFDSISHLIGHHRDNNLPIVSAGSELCLLQPVGRKQ